A stretch of the Aphis gossypii isolate Hap1 chromosome 2, ASM2018417v2, whole genome shotgun sequence genome encodes the following:
- the LOC114121080 gene encoding uncharacterized protein LOC114121080, giving the protein MACQKRHHVLFFPCLYHNKTFDRRLMDDLDSVFRVVHNLKISSSKMLNLSDNGDCIVSSVLAKCTGLYYIINPKSIKLGGHNVFHIAIMVMITFTSVCLLLCPIGLYYWVNDVTQFIIQLIVLGNFSFGCFKAFTIVHYSDDIRRCLDVTRFDFLSSANTDPDSVRFFKRCRNVSLKFTSWFAISSHSVLLVWTLLPFVVVGNPVVIKNRDNSTSNYHFNPYNMYFLVSNETYNEWHLIFHLLEWMFGLCFVMFMVLFDTFMVSMCIAITYQMRCVAAAYRRLGHNRRTTMKVYFDGAIESDNTNNECLKDLKIVIKHHQEVLGKMNDFYKIVRPVILPQLIIASFTIIFVSFIITRNYFNGMLLTSTQSLKMCSFPIFFFQIYYTCLVFENLNNQKTAMNFALYSSNWTQMEIQFKKLLLLAMQMHDANKLNIKLTAELIINLELFTKVMNLCYSIFSVLVNSQLKITDKL; this is encoded by the exons ATGGCGTGTCAGAAGCGCCATcacgttttatttttcccaTGTCTTTACCACAACAAAACGTTTGATAGACGTTTGATGGATGATCTCGACAGTGTATTTAG agttgtacataatttaaaaatatcgtcgAGTAAAATGCTGAATTTGTCAGATAACGGGGACTGTATCGTGAGCTCGGTACTGGCAAAATGCACGGGTCTGTACTATATCATCAATCCGAAGAGCATCAAACTCGGAGGCCATAATGTTTTTCACATAGCAATAATGGTCATGATTACGTTTACTTCAGTTTGTTTGTTACTGTGTCCGATCGGTCTTTACTACTGGGTAAACGATGTAACGCAGTTCATCATTCAATTAATCGTACTCGGCAACTTTTCGTTTGGGTGTTTCAAAGCATTTACGATCGTCCACTACTCGGACGACATTCGACGATGTCTGGACGTCACTCGCTTCGATTTTTTGTCCAGCGCCAACACGGATCCTGATTCAGTCCGTTTCTTTAAAAGGTGTCGCAACGTGTCGTTGAAATTTACAAGTTGGTTTGCCATTAGCAGTCATTCCGTTTTGTTGGTGTGGACGCTGTTACcgttcgtcgtcgtcggcaacccggttgtaataaaaaatcgcGACAACTCGACCAGCAACTACCACTTCAACCcgtacaatatgtattttttggtATCCAATGAGACGTATAACGAATGGCATCTAATCTTCCACCTGCTTGAATGGATGTTTGGGCTGTGTTTCGTAATGTTTATGGTACTCTTCGACACATTCATGGTCTCAATGTGCATCGCAATAACGTATCAGATGAGATGCGTCGCTGCTGCTTATAGAAGATTGGGACACAACCGTCGTACGACAATGAAGGTTTATTTtgatg GTGCAATTGAATCAGATAATACGAATAATGAatgtttaaaagatttaaaaatagttattaagcATCATCAAGAAGTGTTggg gaaaatgaatgatttttataagatcGTTCGACCAGTTATCCTTCCTCAACTAATTATAGCTTCATTTACAATcatatttgtttcatttattataactcgg aattattttaatggtatgTTACTAACATCAACACAATCGCTAAAAATGTGCAGTTTTcctatatttttctttcaaatatattatacatgtctGGTATTTGAAAATCTTAACAACcag AAAACCGCAATGAACTTTGCACTCTACTCTAGTAATTGGACACAGAtggaaatacaatttaaaaagttacttTTACTGGCAATGCAAATGCATGATGCCAACAAATTGAACATCAAATTAACGGCTGAATTGATTATCAACTTGgaattatttactaaa GTGATGAATTtatgttattcaattttttcggTTTTGGTCAATTCTCAATTAAAGATaacagataaattataa